Proteins encoded together in one Ipomoea triloba cultivar NCNSP0323 chromosome 4, ASM357664v1 window:
- the LOC116017590 gene encoding uncharacterized protein LOC116017590 — MATAAPKLATGILPIPAQPHRRKLHHLATTATSVHPSAFKISVSTVTGVSRRRRGLSCQAAEVSVAEGPSASGGGGDNEGKTENWVPVVPLGALPKGERRVIIQNGETILLLWYKDDIFAIENRSPAEGAYSEGLLNAKLTKDGCIVCPTTDSTFELRTGEIKEWYPKNPVLRVLTPALRNLFIYPVKTDSENIYISMGGGLKTSDASAEIVFSGKAQPGVTATNVNVEEVRMVVDENQEAFGFTGKNELINGKAAVIGFLLLLDFELLTGKGLLKGTGFLDFIYSVSNAFK; from the exons ATGGCCACCGCCGCGCCCAAACTCGCCACCGGCATTCTACCCATCCCTGCCCAGCCCCACCGCCGTAAATTACATCACCTCGCTACCACCGCTACTAGTGTACATCCCTCAGCCTTCAAAATCTCCGTCAGCACTGTCACTGGGGTTTCACGTCGCCGGAGAGGGCTCAGTTGCCAGGCCGCAGAGGTGTCGGTGGCGGAGGGGCCGTCGGCGTCGGGAGGTGGAGGGGACAATGAAGGGAAAACCGAGAACTGGGTGCCGGTTGTGCCCCTGGGGGCGCTGCCCAAAGGAGAGCGGCGCGTGATCATCCAAAACGGGGAGACCATACTGCTGCTTTGGTATAAAGATGACATCTTTGCCATCGAGAACCGATCCCCTGCTGAAGGCGCTTACAGTGAAGGCCTCCTCAATGCCAAGCTCACCAAG GATGGTTGTATTGTTTGCCCAACAACTGATAGCACATTTGAGTTGCGAACCGGAGAAATAAAAGAATGGTACCCAAAGAATCCAGTGCTGAGAGTTCTGACTCCTGCATTGAGAAACCTATTTATTTATCCTGTTAAGACGGACAGCGAAAATATTTACATCAGCATGGGCGGGGGACTGAAGACTTCTGATGCATCTGCTGAGATTGTATTCAGCGGGAAGGCTCAACCTGGTGTAACAGCAACCAATGTCAACGTGGAAGAG GTGAGGATGGTGGTTGATGAGAACCAAGAGGCCTTTGGTTTCACAGGAAAGAATGAGTTGATAAATGGAAAAGCTGCTGTGATTGGGTTCCTATTGCTGTTAGATTTTGAACTTCTGACTGGTAAAGGTCTCCTCAAAGGAACAGGATTCTTGGACTTCATTTACTCTGTTTCCAATGCTTTCAAATGA
- the LOC116017844 gene encoding 11-beta-hydroxysteroid dehydrogenase-like 5 — protein MMDLVNSVLNLVVPPASLVMLALAWPTLSFISACEWLYNLFYGEEIMEDKVVVITGASSGIGEQIAYEYAKRRANLVLVARRENRLRGISENARLLGAKNVLITAADVVKEEDCRKFILETINFYGRLDHLVNTASLGHTFYFEEASDTTVFPILMDINFWGNVYPTYVALPYLRQSRGRVIVNASVENWLPLPRMSLYSAAKAGLVNLYETLRFEVGNSIGITVATHGWIGTEMARGKIMVEEGAEMQWKEEREVHATGPVEEFAKLIVSGACRGDEYVKYPSWYDTFLLYRVFCPNVLNWTFRLLFDNLSARTTSFIGTGRPVTMESSSSSPMRLEAPSPAGRPVIVLQQHKME, from the exons atgatggATTTGGTGAACTCAGTTCTGAACTTGGTGGTGCCGCCGGCGAGCTTGGTGATGCTGGCGTTGGCATGGCCGACTTTGAGTTTCATCAGCGCCTGTGAGTGGCTTTACAACCTTTTCTACGgggaggagatcatggaggacaaGGTGGTCGTCATCACCGGAGCTTCCTCTGGTATTGGAGAG CAAATTGCATACGAGTATGCAAAAAGGAGAGCCAACCTGGTGTTAGTAGCACGAAGAGAGAACAGACTGCGGGGGATCAGTGAGAACGCTAGGCTGCTGGGTGCAAAGAATGTGTTGATCACAGCCGCAGATGTTGTCAAGGAAGAAGACTGTAGGAAATTCATCCTTGAGACTATCAACTTCTATGGCCGCT TGGATCATCTTGTGAATACAGCAAGCTTGGGACATACCTTTTACTTTGAGGAAGCATCTGACACAACCGTCTTTCCCATTTTAATG GATATAAACTTCTGGGGAAATGTTTATCCTACATATGTAGCCCTTCCATATCTGCGCCAAAGCAGAGGTCGAGTCATAGTGAATGCATCAGTGGAGAATTGGTTGCCTTTGCCAAGAATGAGCTTATATTCC GCAGCAAAAGCAGGGCTAGTAAATTTGTACGAGACACTGAGGTTTGAGGTGGGGAACAGCATCGGAATCACAGTAGCAACTCATGGGTGGATCGGGACTGAAATGGCGAGAGGGAAAATCATGGTGGAGGAAGGCGCAGAGATGCAAtggaaagaagaaagagaa GTACACGCAACTGGGCCGGTGGAGGAGTTTGCGAAGCTGATAGTGTCAGGGGCATGCCGTGGGGATGAATACGTGAAGTACCCAAGCTGGTACGACACTTTCCTTCTCTATAGGGTCTTTTGTCCGAACGTCCTAAATTGGACGTTTCGCCTCCTCTTTGACAACCTTAGTGCAAGAACAACTTCTTTCATCGGGACCGGGAGACCTGTAACGATggaatcatcatcttcctcaccAATGAGATTGGAAGCACCTTCTCCCGCCGGAAGACCTGTTATTGTCCTTCAACAGCACAAGATGGAATGA